The Kineothrix sp. IPX-CK genomic interval GTAAACCATTAACGCCCCCAGTGCGATGAATAGGGCGGATAGTATGAGTAAGCGTATATTTACAGCATTCAGTAAGTTTTCTTTTAGATGTTGAAAGCGGTTAAACAAATTTCTTCGCACCTCTTTTCTCGCTGGTTTCCAACTTGCGGTTTATCCAAAGTATTACGGGATATAAAACGATCGTAATAACGATCGTATAAACGATCTCAGGCAATATAATATGCCTGAAATAATAGCCTATATTGAATCTCGCTCTCATTAAAAACAGCAGAGTATAGCACATCAGGCCATAAAACAAATCGCTTCCGATAATGAGCACGATCGGAAGCTTTATATCCTCCGGATAAAAAATACGGTTGAATTTCCCGTTAGTATATCCTATGTACATATAGAGCAGAGCGTAGAAGCCGATTACTTCCCCGAAGAACACATCGATGAAAAGACCGCTGAAAAATCCGATGAAAAGCCCGCTCCGTTCTCCTCTCATAAAGCCGAAAGACGCAGTGAGCACAATCAACAGGTTAGGAACGATTCCGCCAAAAGCTAAGGACGGGAATACCGTACATTGCAGTAAAAAACAGACGAAAATCAATAACGCCATCACTATCGTTCTTTTCATGTGCTCATCTCCTTTCTTCGTCTTTAAAAATACTTGTTAATTTACTGTCTGCTTAAGCTCCAATATGACGAGTACCTCCTCCAAATGCTCGAAGTCCACAGCCGGAGTGAGAAGACCTGATTTCGTGATATTGTTAGAATCTACATTCAGTGTGCTGATATAACCGATTAAAATATTAGGCAGATATTTATCGCTTATATTGGAGGTGACGATCTTATCGCCCTCTACCACCTTGTCCGCGCTGTCAACGAGCTGTTCGAAGCGAATCACGCCAGCTGCATACAGCTCCAAATCACCGGATACGATCAGATTGTCCGCCGTGGCAAGCACCTGCCCGCTGACATTGGAATTGTCCGCAATAATCGAGGACACCTTGGCCCAATTAGGCCCTACATCCACGATGCGTCCCACCAGACCTCCTGCAGCCATCACATTCATGTCCACCGCAATGCCGTCCTGTTCTCCTTTGTCGATAACGAAGGAATGGAACCAGTTACCCGCATCTCTTGCGATAATTCTGGCTCCGATTTTCTCGTAGCCCTCATATTGAGAGCCCAGTTTATACAGCTCTCTTAGATTGGTAAGCTCGTACCTGTCCTGCTGAAGCTCCGTATTATCGATGGTAAGCTGGTCAATCTGGGCCTTCAGCTCCTCGTTCTCGCTAAGCAGTTCCCTAATTTGCTGAAGCTCCTCAGTGCGGTTCGACAGCCATTTTCCCACCGAACTGATTCCCTGTTCAAAAGGTACAATAACATAACCCACCACTGTATTTAAGGGGCCGCTGAAAATATTCGTATTGAATGTGAGGATAATAGTTCCTGCACAGAGAATTGTTAAAATAAAAAGGAGATATTTACTTGGTAACGTAAACTTCTCTCCTCTTTTTTTTATGATTGGACTCATTTGCTCATTCCTTCAATCGCATATGCTACCGATTTATAATTATCTTCTTTAATGATTTTCGCAAATCCCAGCGCTACGCTCGTCATGGGGCTTTCGGAGACCTGAACCTTAAGTCCGGTGCCGTTACTCATAAGCTCTGCCAGATGACTTACCTGCGAAGCACCTCCAGTCAGATAGATTCCGTGTTTATAGATATCCGCTGCAAGTTCGGGGGGAGTTCTTTCCAAAATGACTTTTACATTATCAATAATCGTATTAAAGTTTTCCTTCAGGGATTCATCCACAAGGGTAGTCGGAATCTCGCGCTCCACCGGAAGCCCTGTAACGATATCTCTGCCATATACTACTGCGTCCTTCTGTGCCTTCTCCAAATCCTTCAAGGCGATCTTCACATTTTCTGCCGTCTTTCCACCGATAATCAAGCTGAATTCACGGCGTATCGCAGCGCGGATGGCATCGTCAAATTTCTGTCCGCCCACCTTGATCAATCTGCTCAGAACGATTCCTCCTAAAGAAAGTATGGAGATCTCTGTCGTATCATAGCCTACATTCACTACGAGCACACCCTGCGAGTTCTTTACGTCGATGTCCATGCCGAGTCCGTCGGCCACCGCTTTCTCTACCACCATAATCTTTCGCGATTTTACATTGGCATCTTTAATTAAATCGTAAAAAGCCCTCTTTTCCACTTCCGTAACATCAGTGGGCACCGCGATATAATAATCGGCGGGCTTTACATTACCCTTTGTCAGATCTCCGATAAAATATTTTATCAAAGTCTGCATGTTTTTAATATCAGCGATTACGCCGTTGCTAAGCGGATAAGAAATATGGATGTTGGCAGGTGCCTTCTCGTACATTTCAAAAGCAGAATTTCCGTAAGCAAAAAGAGTGTTCTTATTCTCGATGGCAATCATATTTTTTTCTATTATGACATTGTCATCGCTCTTGTTGTAGATTTTGATATTGCTCGTTCCCAAGTCAATACCGAATGCGTTGTTTCCCAAAGCGACAAACCCCTTTCTATAGTAAACCGGCTTCCTTGAAGCTCATATATTTGTTATCTCCGATGATGATGTGGTCCAGCAGGACGATATCGATCATGCTGCCAATCTTCTTCACTTTGTCCGTAATGAGAACATCCTGCCTGCTAGGGGCCGGATCTCCGCTGGGATGATTGTGCAGAAGCATAATGTGGACGGCTTCTGCCTTCAGTGCCGCTAAAAATACCTCTCTCGGAGAAAGCAGGGAGGTGTTCACCGTCCCTATGGATAAAAGGCATTCCTCCAAAAGGCAGGAACGATTATCCAAAAGAAGCAAAATTACCTTCTCCTTCTTCTCGTGCCTCAGCTTTTCCATGTAATATTCGGCAACTGAGGAGGGATTCAAAAACTGCAGCTTATCTCCGGCTCTGGACATAGCCATGCGCATGGAAAGCTCCGCAAGGCATTTTATCTTTACTGCCTTCACTTCGCCGATTCCTTTAATACTCATAAGCTCCTTTACCGTTACATGATGAAGCCCGCACAGCCCATTCTCCTTGACGGAGGGAAGAGCCAGCACTTGTTTCCCCAGCTCCACCGGGGAGTTGTCCGCAGTACCCGTTCGAATAATTATGGCAAGAAGCTCGGCTTCCGTCAAGACGCAGGCGCCTAAGCGCATGAATTTCTCATAGGGCATTTCCACGTTCGTAACTGTTGTCTGCAATAGACGATTGCTGTTCATAACACACTTCTTTCCCAAGCGCTCTCCGGGCAAAAGGAAAAGATGACAATGAGTCGAATACATTCATAAGTAAGATATACTCATAAGCTCATATAAAGCGATAAATAACAATGGCGGCAAAAATACCGATGATGCTTCCTATCGTTATTTTTATCGTGAGGCCGAAGGTGACGCTCAATATTCCCAAATCCAAAATAAAAGGGCTGGTAAGACCGAAGGTCTGTCCGAAATTAACCCATGAACCCGGGAAAAGGCTTCCAATGAACCCGCCGAGAACAATACCTGCGAGGATTAGCAGAAAGCAAGTCCAATTATTTTTCTTTCGCATATAATGCCTCCATATTCAATAGCATAACTAATATTCATAATATCACACATCGCTTTTCATGTACATAAAATTCCAATTTTTTTTTCTTAACTTTTCTTTAAATAAATGTATTTCTTTACGAAATACGACAAAATTCCAAATGAAATATCAAAATGTTCACCCGGCTATTTTTTCGGCGGAAATCACCCCGTCATCCATTAGCCGCTGTATGGTTTTCAGTATGCCGAATTTGGCGTGGGGCCATGTAAGACCTCCCTGAAAGTATACCGCATAAGGAGGCTTGATCGGTCCGTCCGCGGACAGCTCAATGGAGGAGCCGGATACGAAGGCTCCCGCAGCCATGATCACCTGACTGTCATAGCCCGGCATATCCCATGGCTCAGGCGTAACGAAGCTGTCCACCGGCGCAGCGCTCTGGACGCCCTTGCAGAAAGAAATCACGCCCTCCGGGGAACCGAAGGTAACCGCCTGAATGATATCGTGGCGGCTCTGGGAACCGTCCGGTACCACCGCAAAACCTAAGCGCTCGTAGAGATTCGCAGCAAAAACAGCTCCCTTCAATGCGCTTGCCGTAACCGTAGGTGCCAGAAAAAGGCCCTGGTAAAAAGAAGGCAGTATGCCGAGGGAGGCTCCCACTTCCTTGGAAAGCCCGGGAGAGGTGAGACGGCACGCCGCATTTTCCACACACTCTCTTTTTCCCGCAATATAGCCGCCGGTAGGTGCTAACCCGCCTCCCGGATTCTTAATGAGAGAGCCGACCACCATATCCGCCCCTGCATCGGAGGGCTCTATGGTCTCAACGAATTCTCCATAACAGTTGTCTACCATGCAGATAACATCCGGCTTGATATTTTTGATAAAGGAAATCAGCTCTCCGATCCGCTCTACCGAAAGAGTAGGTCTTGTCTGATATCCTTTGGAGCGCTGTATGGTAACGAGCTTTGTTTTATCGTTTATTGCCTTTTTAATATTCTCATAATCAAAGGCTCCGTCAGAAAGCAAATCCACTTGCCTGTAAGAGACCCCATATTCTGCCAGAGAGCCTCTGGAAGGACGAATGCCGATAACTTCCTCCAAGGTATCATAAGGCTTTCCAACCGGGGAAAGAAGTTCTTCTCCCGGACGCAGGTTGCTCATAAGCGCCAGCGCCAGCGCATGGGTCCCGCAGGTAATCTGAGGGCGCACTAAGGCGTCCTGGGTATGGAACAGCTTAGCATACACTGTCTCTAAAGTATCCCTTCCCAAATCGTTATATCCATATCCCGTGGTCCCAAGCAGGCAGGCTTCGCTTACCTTCGCCTCCTGCATGGCATTTATCACCTTTAGCTGATTGTATTCGGCAACGCGGTCTATCTGCGCAAAGCGGCCGGACAACTCCACCCATACTTTTTCTCCGAAAGCGTATACTTTCTCTGTTATGCCGAGAGTCTTATAAATTTCATTATTGTTAGGCACTTCTATATTTTCAGACATGTTTTCGTATCTCCTCGCATTTCATCAGCATATAATTAAGAATCGCTTCGCCGTCGTAGGCAAACTCATTCTTATTTATCCAAATAACGTCTTTTTCCCGACGAAACCATGTGAGCTGTCTCTTGGCAAAATGCCTCGTATCCCGTTTAATCAGGTAAACGGCCCTTTCCAAATCGATTTCTCCGGCCAGATAACTCAATATCTCCTTGTACCCGAGGCCCTGCATGGATACCATATTCCCGGTGCAGCCTTCTTTTTTCAGGCATTCGACCTCTTCCACCAACCCATCCCGAAGCATCTTGTCAACACGTTCATCTATTTTCTCATAGAGAAGGCTTCTTAAGTCATTCAAGACGAAATAACGGGATAAATAAGCAGACTTCTTCTCTCTTTGCTCTTCATTATGCTCCGATATTTTCTCGCCGGTGAGCATATGAAATTCTAAAGCACGGATAACACGCTTCACGTTATTTTCATGAATGGCCTCAGCGGCTCTTTTATCCACCTTCTCAAGCATCTCATGAAGGAACGCGTTTCCTCTTTCCTCCGCAAGCGCTTCTAATTCTCTTCGGTATACAGTATTTTCCTCATTATCCGTAAAATCGATATCGTAGAGAATCGACTGGATATAAAATCCGGTTCCACCCACTAAAAGGGGAATCCTTCCCCGCTCATAAATGCCTTTCATGCACTCTTTCACGTACTTCTGGAAAAGCACTACATTAAACTCTTCCTCCGGCTCTAAAATATCCACCATATGATGAGGAATACCCTGCATTTCCTCCGGACGTATTTTCGCAGAGCCCACGTCCATACGCTTATATACCTGCATGGAATCGGCGGAGATAATTTCTCCGCCCACTTTTTTCGCCAACTCGATGGATATCGCCGTCTTCCCCACAGCCGTGGGACCTGTCAAAATAATGAGAGGCTTTTTTGCATCTGTCATAAGTTATTTCCTCATGAGTATATATACTCATTATAAACATCAAACAATTCTTTTAAATTTCTTCTCTAATTCATATTTGCTCATAGATATAATGGTAGGCCTTCCGTGAGGGCAATGATAAGGATCCTCCAAAGCCAGCAGTTCATCGATCAGGGCCTCCATTTCCATAATACTAAAGGACATATTTCCCTTTACCGCCGCCTTGCACGCCATAGTTGCGATTCTCCTATTAATCACTGCCGGAGTCCCCTTAGGTGCTCCCTCAGCCAACTCATCCAGCATTTCAGTGAAAAACCTGCTCTCACTGCAGCCGTACAGTTCCGTAGGTACGCTTCTGATGGCATACTCGTTGCCGCCAAAAAGCTCTATTTCAAATCCCATATCCGCAAAGGATACTTCATATTCTTTCAGAACACTTTCCTCCCTGCCTGATAAAGTTACGATAACAGGCGGCTCTAAAAGCTGAGATTGTACCTGACATTCCTCCAACCCCCTTATGAACTTCTCGTATTTCACCTTTTCGTGAGCTGCGTGCTGGTCAATGATAAACAGCTTATCCGAGAATGCAACAAGCCAGTAGGTATCAAATATCTGTCCCATAATGCGGTACTGTGTCCTGGCTTCCCTAGTCAGCATTTTTTCTTCGAACAAGTTGAGCTGTGTCGGTTTTTCGACAAAAATATGCTCGCCTGCTTTTATGATATTTGCATGATTCTTTGCATTCTCTTGAATATCCGAACGGTTTTCCGTTCCTATTATCCGACCCGCCGGAGGATTCTGCAGGACATCCTTCATTTTATCCTCCATCTGCTGTGTTTCTTCTTTTTTCGGCATAATTCGGTTTTCGACAAAAAAATCGCTTTCTGTATCGGTATTTTCTTCGCGTGCATCTCCGTAAGTATTCTCTTCTCTCACGGCATCTTCTGCTTTTACAAGGCTCTCGTTTTTCGTGAGAATTCCTGCGTTTATCAGACTTTCTGCACTTGCAAAGCCTTCTCCCCTGCCCCCGTACAACCGTTTCGCCTCAAAAGGCTCAGGAATTGCACCCGCAGGAATTATCTCCGGAGCTTCCTTCTTCCTCTCCTCCAATATGACGGCTGGAATCAGCTCCGTTTCATGAAGGCTCTTTGTAATATGTTCGGAAATAAAGTCATAGAGCTTCATCTGGTTCGTGAACCTGACCTCCATTTTGGTAGGATGCACATTCACGTCCATTTCCTGAGAATCGATCTGAAGGTGAAGGACTACAAAAGGAAACTTGTGCTGCATTACATATTTTTTATAGCCTTCTTCAATCGCTTTGCCGATGATACCGCTCTTTATAAAACGACCGTTAACAAAGTAGATTTCAAAGCTTCTGTTCGCTCTGTTGATTTCCGGCTTCCCTATAAAACCTGACATATGAATGCCGCTTTCCGAGATATCCACAGGAATCAGTGAAGAGGAAATATCCTTGCCGTAAATCCGGTAGATGATTTCCTGCAGATTGCCGTTTCCCGAAGTGTAAAAGCGAGTCTGTCCGTTATTGATATATTTGAAAGAAACTCCGGGATTAGACATCGCCATATGCTCCATCAAATCGGAAACATAACCACCCTCAGTCTGTGGCTGCTTTAGGAATTTCTTCCGCACGGGAGTGTTGAAAAAGAGATTTCTCACGAGAATCGTTGTACCGTCCGGAGCGCCCACCTCTTCCGCCTCTTTTTCCAAGCCGCCCTCTATCGAATAACGTATTCCGGTAAGCTCATTCTTCGTCTTCGTAATCAGCTCGAGCTTCGATACGGCAGCGATGCTGGACAGTGCTTCTCCTCGAAAGCCGAGGCTTACGATATGCAGCAGATCCTCCACCGTATTGATTTTGCTGGTGGCATGTCTTAAAAAGGCCTTCGGAACCTCGCTCTTGTCGATGCCTGAACCGTTATCGGTCACACGAATCAACGAGATGCCCCCCTCCTTGATTTCCACCGTGATTACCGTGGCGCCTGCATCTATCGCATTTTCCAATAGTTCCTTCACCACGCTGGCGGGGCGTTCCACAACCTCGCCGGCGGCTATTTTATCTATCGTGTCTTTGCTTAATACGTTTATCTGTGCCATGTTTTCTACCCTTTCCGTCCCTTCCTGCGTTTACCAGCGGTTCTTTAGCTTGCTCTGCAATCGGTACAAAGTATTCAGTGCATCTAAAGGCGTTAGATTGGTAACATCTACCTCTTTCAATTCCTTAATCACATCTTCATCGCTTACCGTATCGAATAGGGAAATCTGCTCCAAATCTACCTCGTCATATTTCTTTGCCGTCTTTTTATCTGTTTTATTATCGATTGCAATATTCTGCACCTTTTCCGTAATGTCGTTATCGCTGAGCTGCTCCACGATTTCTTTTGCTCTGTCGATTACCATGTCGGGAACGCCTGCCAGCTTGGCGACCTGAATGCCGTAACTCTTATCCGCTCCGCCCTTTATGATCTTACGAAGAAAGACGATATCATCCCCTTTCTCCTTCACGGCGATACAGTAATTGTTCACATTGCTCATCTTCCCTTCCAACTCGGTCAGTTCGTGGTAATGGGTGGCAAAAAGAGTCTTTGCTCCCAGATATTTTCGATTGCTGATATGCTCGATCACCGCCCAAGCGATACTGAGCCCATCGAAAGTAGATGTTCCTCTGCCGATTTCGTCCAGCACCAACAGGCTGTCCGGCGTGGCGTTTCGCAAAATATTCGCCACCTCGTTCATCTCCACCATAAAGGTACTTTGTCCGCTGGCCAAATCGTCGGAGGCACCCACTCTCGTAAAAATCCGATCCACAATGCCGATATTCGCCGCAGAAGCGGGCACAAAACTTCCGATCTGCGCCATCAGTACGATAAGGGCAGCCTGTCTCATATAGGTAGACTTTCCTGCCATATTCGGCCCCGTAATGACGGAAATACAGTTTTTATTATTATCCAGATAAGTATCGTTGGAGATGAACATATCGTTAACAATCATCTTCTCCACCACCGGATGTCTGCCGTCCCTAATGTCGATGATGCCCTTTTCATTTATTTTCGGGCGTACATATTTGTTTCGTTCCGCCGTCAGCGAAAGTGACGCGAATACGTCCAACGCCGCCACCGCCTTTGCCGTCTTCTGGATTCTCTCGATTTCTTCAGCGATAGTATCTCTCACCTTGCAGAATATATCATATTCCAAAGCGAATAATTTATCCTCCGCATTTAAAATCGTGTCCTCCAGCTCCTTCAGCCGGGGGGTAGTGTACCTTTCAGCATTGGAAAGCGTCTGCTTTCTTATGTAGTCGTCCGGCACCATCCCTAAGTAAGAATTCGTCACCTCGAAATAATAGCCGAATACTTTGTTGTATTTGATGCGCAGGTTTTTGATTCCCGTACGCTCCTTATCATCATTTTCCAGCTTCGCAAGCCAGTTTTTACCTTCCGTCTTGGCTCTCCGCAAGCTGTCTATCGTCTCGTCAAAACCCTCTTTTATAATTCCACCTTCCTTTATGGCGATAGGAGGCTCGTCCACGATCGCATTTTCTATAAGGCGGCAAATATCCTCCAAGCCGTCGATATCTTTGTCGATACCCTGCAAAAGCTGGCTGTCGAGATCGTGCAAAACGGTCTTTATATGGGGCAGCATTTCGAGAGAATTACGAAAGGCGGTCAAATCTCTGGGATTGGCGGTTTTATAGCTGACTTTGCCAAGAAGCCTCTCCAAATCATAAATCGGATTCAAATATTCTCTGATTTCATCTCTGGACACGGCATTATCACACAGCACCTCGATAGCATCCTGACGTGCGGCAATGCTCACGGCATCGATCAAAGGCTGTTCGATATAACTTCTGAGCGTTCTGGCTCCCATGGCAGTCTTCGTCTTATCTAACACCCACAAAAGAGACCCTCTTTTCTGCTTTTCCCGTAAGGTCTCCGTCAGCTCCAGATTGCGTCTGGTGGAGCTGTCCAAAAGCATATATTTACTCGTAAGATAGGGATATAAATGAGTGAAATGGGCCAAGGAAGTTCTTTGCGTCTCATAAAGGTACTGCAAAAGCGCTCCGGCCGCTATCATTCCTACAGGGAAATCCTCAATACCCAGTCCCGTCAGGACCTGAACGCGGAAATGCCGCATCAGGCATTTTTTACATCCATCATCATCAAAATAATGCGAATCCAGCGAATATAGGGTAATGCCCAACCTGTTTTTTAAGTCCTCCACATCGGCACCACTGACTAAAAAGGCGTCGTTGCAAATGATTTCCGAAGGCATATATTTATTGATTTCATCTGAAAGCCTGCGCAGGTCCTCCACTTCCGTCAGGTAATAATCGCCGGTGGTCACATCGGCAATGGAGATACCTATTTTGCCCGGAAAATAGGAAATACACATCAGATAGTTGTTCTGCGTCTCTTCCAACGCCTGCATGTTCAAGTTCGTACCCGGTGTAACGATGCGGACTACCTCTCGTTTCACGAGCCCCTTTGCGAACTTCGGATCCTCCATCTGCTCGCAGATGGCCACCTTGTATCCCTTGGAAACCAGCTTATTCAAATATCCGTCTACCGCATGATAAGGAATTCCGCACATCGGTGCACGTTCCTCCTGTCCGCAGTTCTTTCCGGTCAATGTAATTTCCAGCTCTTTCGATGCGGTCAGCGCGTCCTCGAAAAACATCTCATAGAAATCGCCGAGTCGGTAAAAAAGAATACAGTCCTTGTATTCTTCCTTCGTTTCCATATATTGCTGCATCATAGGAGTTAATTCCGCCACTGTTCCTCTCCTCTGTTCCTCTGTAATTGAATAAACGGGCATACTCCATATGTACACCCGTCTTTAATATACCACAAAATGTAGGGGTTGTAAATCGACCGCTATTGATAGTATCTATCATTTCAAGCGCGGATTCTATTCAAATGTAAGTGTGCTTTAAACTTCCTGCAGCATTTCACCGGCATAATAAAAGCCATGACATTCCTTTAGCTTTACCTTCACTATCCTGCCGATAAGAGACGCGTCTCCGGGAAAATGTACGATAGTGTTATTGGAAAGCCTTCCTGTAACGAGAGAATCATTCTGCTCATTCACCTCTTCCACAAGCGCAGTCTGAATCTGTCCCTGCAGAAGCTTGGTGCGCTCTTTCGCAGTATCCTGAACTACCTTCAAAAGCTTGTCGAAGCCCTCCTTCACCACCTTCTGCGACACCTGATTATCCATGGCCGCAGCCGGAGTTCCGGTCCGCTTGGAATAGATAAAGGTAAAAGCGTTGTCGTACTGCACCCTCTTTACAACATCGATGGTCTCCTCCACATCCTCGAGGGTCTCTCCCGGAAAACCTACCATGATGTCCGTGGTAATAGACATATCAGGGATTTCTTTCCGGATCCTCTCGGCAATGGCAAGATACTGCTCCTTGGTGTAGCTGCGGTTCATAGCCGCCAGGATACTGGTGGAACCGGATTGAAGCGGCAGATGAAGATGACGGCATATCTTCTTCGATTCCTTCATGACCTGAATCAGATCTTCCGACAAATCCTTAGGATGAGAGGTCATAAAGCGGATTCTCTCGATTCCTTCTACCTTTTCCACCTCGCGCAGAAGATCTGCGAAACTCATAGGCTCCTCTAATGTCCTGCCGTAAGAGTTCACATTCTGACCTAACAGCATAATCTCTACCACACCGTCCGCCGCAATGCTTTCTATTTCCTTTATAATATCCTTAGGACTGCGGCTGCGCTCGCGTCCTCTCACATAAGGCACGATACAGTAACTGCAGAAGTTATTGCAGCCAAACATGATATTGATACCTGATTTGAACGGATATTTGCGCTCTACCGGTAAATCCTCAACAATCTGATCAGTATCCTTCCATATATCGATTACCATATCCTCGGATTCGAACATAGTACATAAAAGCTCTGCAAACTTAAAAATATTGTGGGTACCGAAAATCAAATCCACGAACCGGTAGCTCTTCTTGATCTTTTCAATGACTACGTCCTCCTGCATCATGCAGCCGCAGAGGGCGATTTTCATATGGGGCTTTTTCTGCTTCATACTATTTAGGAATCCCAGTCGCCCATATACTCTTTGGTTGGCATTGTCTCTGACCGTACATGTATTGTAGATTACGAGATCGGCGTCCTCAGACTCTATCAGCTCGTAGCCCACCTGCTCTAATATGCCTGCCAGCTTTTCCGAGTCTCTGGCATTCATCTGGCAGCCGAACGTAGTTACGTTGCAGAGAGGTCTGCGGCCCAGCTTCTTCGCCAGTTCATCTACATGCTCCTTTGCTTTTTCGATAAATAAAAACTGACGGGCAGTTTCTGTTTGTGTTGTCATAAAAATCCTTACTCCTCTTCTTCCTTCTGACGGATTATCATGGACGCTGGAAGGTATTCCATCAGCTGGCGGTATAGCTCGTCAATGCTGATGGGCTTGGATAAGTTTCATCTGCCTGATTTTCTTAAAGGTCTCGATTCCATCCATTCCCGGCATCATGTGATCCATCAATATTATATCATAATGACTTTTGCTCACTTTGTCCAGACATTCCGGTCCGCTGAGCGCATCATCCGTCTGAATTTCACATCTTTTCAGAAGCCCCGCACTACGGTAATATTGACGGCGTTATCATCCACGACAAGAGCCCTCGCTTCAGGTGCCGTAAATAGATAAGCGGACTTGTGGGGAGATGTATTGTTTACATTTTGCAGCTTAAGCTTTCCTATCGGAGCGGAAGCCTGAAGCTTATTCGGTATTCCCTGCGGAATCTCAAAGCGAAAGGTACTGCCCTCGCCATAAACGCTTTCAACACTCAGGCTTCCGCCCATAAGGTTCACCAGTTCCTTCGTAATAATTTCATTTCGTACTGATCCGCCTTTACCTCCAATTTACCCGATTCTATCTTGGAAATATCCAGTACATCGTTGATGAGGGCAAGAAGCGCCCGTCCTGCTTCCCTTATATTTCCAGCATATTCATTTATGTTCTCCGAAGTGCTCTCCCGTAAAATAAGCTCGTCCATACCCACGATAGCGTTGAGCGGCGTGCGTATTTCGTGGCTCATATTCGTTAAGAACATGCTCTTTGCCCTGTTCGCTTTTTCCGCATC includes:
- the mutL gene encoding DNA mismatch repair endonuclease MutL, with the protein product MAQINVLSKDTIDKIAAGEVVERPASVVKELLENAIDAGATVITVEIKEGGISLIRVTDNGSGIDKSEVPKAFLRHATSKINTVEDLLHIVSLGFRGEALSSIAAVSKLELITKTKNELTGIRYSIEGGLEKEAEEVGAPDGTTILVRNLFFNTPVRKKFLKQPQTEGGYVSDLMEHMAMSNPGVSFKYINNGQTRFYTSGNGNLQEIIYRIYGKDISSSLIPVDISESGIHMSGFIGKPEINRANRSFEIYFVNGRFIKSGIIGKAIEEGYKKYVMQHKFPFVVLHLQIDSQEMDVNVHPTKMEVRFTNQMKLYDFISEHITKSLHETELIPAVILEERKKEAPEIIPAGAIPEPFEAKRLYGGRGEGFASAESLINAGILTKNESLVKAEDAVREENTYGDAREENTDTESDFFVENRIMPKKEETQQMEDKMKDVLQNPPAGRIIGTENRSDIQENAKNHANIIKAGEHIFVEKPTQLNLFEEKMLTREARTQYRIMGQIFDTYWLVAFSDKLFIIDQHAAHEKVKYEKFIRGLEECQVQSQLLEPPVIVTLSGREESVLKEYEVSFADMGFEIELFGGNEYAIRSVPTELYGCSESRFFTEMLDELAEGAPKGTPAVINRRIATMACKAAVKGNMSFSIMEMEALIDELLALEDPYHCPHGRPTIISMSKYELEKKFKRIV
- the mutS gene encoding DNA mismatch repair protein MutS, which produces MAELTPMMQQYMETKEEYKDCILFYRLGDFYEMFFEDALTASKELEITLTGKNCGQEERAPMCGIPYHAVDGYLNKLVSKGYKVAICEQMEDPKFAKGLVKREVVRIVTPGTNLNMQALEETQNNYLMCISYFPGKIGISIADVTTGDYYLTEVEDLRRLSDEINKYMPSEIICNDAFLVSGADVEDLKNRLGITLYSLDSHYFDDDGCKKCLMRHFRVQVLTGLGIEDFPVGMIAAGALLQYLYETQRTSLAHFTHLYPYLTSKYMLLDSSTRRNLELTETLREKQKRGSLLWVLDKTKTAMGARTLRSYIEQPLIDAVSIAARQDAIEVLCDNAVSRDEIREYLNPIYDLERLLGKVSYKTANPRDLTAFRNSLEMLPHIKTVLHDLDSQLLQGIDKDIDGLEDICRLIENAIVDEPPIAIKEGGIIKEGFDETIDSLRRAKTEGKNWLAKLENDDKERTGIKNLRIKYNKVFGYYFEVTNSYLGMVPDDYIRKQTLSNAERYTTPRLKELEDTILNAEDKLFALEYDIFCKVRDTIAEEIERIQKTAKAVAALDVFASLSLTAERNKYVRPKINEKGIIDIRDGRHPVVEKMIVNDMFISNDTYLDNNKNCISVITGPNMAGKSTYMRQAALIVLMAQIGSFVPASAANIGIVDRIFTRVGASDDLASGQSTFMVEMNEVANILRNATPDSLLVLDEIGRGTSTFDGLSIAWAVIEHISNRKYLGAKTLFATHYHELTELEGKMSNVNNYCIAVKEKGDDIVFLRKIIKGGADKSYGIQVAKLAGVPDMVIDRAKEIVEQLSDNDITEKVQNIAIDNKTDKKTAKKYDEVDLEQISLFDTVSDEDVIKELKEVDVTNLTPLDALNTLYRLQSKLKNRW
- the miaB gene encoding tRNA (N6-isopentenyl adenosine(37)-C2)-methylthiotransferase MiaB, with the protein product MTTQTETARQFLFIEKAKEHVDELAKKLGRRPLCNVTTFGCQMNARDSEKLAGILEQVGYELIESEDADLVIYNTCTVRDNANQRVYGRLGFLNSMKQKKPHMKIALCGCMMQEDVVIEKIKKSYRFVDLIFGTHNIFKFAELLCTMFESEDMVIDIWKDTDQIVEDLPVERKYPFKSGINIMFGCNNFCSYCIVPYVRGRERSRSPKDIIKEIESIAADGVVEIMLLGQNVNSYGRTLEEPMSFADLLREVEKVEGIERIRFMTSHPKDLSEDLIQVMKESKKICRHLHLPLQSGSTSILAAMNRSYTKEQYLAIAERIRKEIPDMSITTDIMVGFPGETLEDVEETIDVVKRVQYDNAFTFIYSKRTGTPAAAMDNQVSQKVVKEGFDKLLKVVQDTAKERTKLLQGQIQTALVEEVNEQNDSLVTGRLSNNTIVHFPGDASLIGRIVKVKLKECHGFYYAGEMLQEV
- a CDS encoding response regulator — protein: MKRCEIQTDDALSGPECLDKVSKSHYDIILMDHMMPGMDGIETFKKIRQMKLIQAHQH
- a CDS encoding sensor histidine kinase; amino-acid sequence: MFDGKKRLLGEIVRIVDHTETYEHTNKLLELKNDAEKANRAKSMFLTNMSHEIRTPLNAIVGMDELILRESTSENINEYAGNIREAGRALLALINDVLDISKIESGKLEVKADQYEMKLLRRNW